In Brachypodium distachyon strain Bd21 chromosome 5, Brachypodium_distachyon_v3.0, whole genome shotgun sequence, the genomic window ATAAGCATATTACAGATCATGCAAGGATATTTCTTACTATTTTTGCGTGCCAACACGAACACAGCATCATACTATTTCATTCACAAAATTCgtaagtactctctccgtttctaaatacttttCGCTGTTCTAGTGCAAacaagtactctctccgtccaacaaagaatgtctcgactttcactaaatttgaatgcatctatacactaagtcatggctagatacatccaaaatttaacaaacttgagacatcttatcttttgttggatggaagtagtatttaggaatggaaGGAGTACATTCTAATTTACACGTCAACAAACACAACGTCTTGAGACACGAGACCTAAGGAACAAAACACACATAGGATAATTCCTCTGTAGACTTTACCTGTTATTAGCCGGTATAGtgacatttttgttttgacgaATAGAAAAGTATCATATTTTCCCTATGATATCATGGGCCAAAACTGTTTAGGGCCAGTTGGAGCGTTATGTATATCCGTAGCTATGCGTgtgacaaaaacaaaagttcTAGTcaaatttgttgttgtttggcATCAAAACAAAGTAACTAAAGTATTTAAAAATTTCAGTCACTTTCGGCCTAGCTAGATTGCCGTGTCCgcacaaataaaaaatataaaaaatccAAGGGCAAAAATACAAAGCGACTGTTCCGGTCACCTGCATACTCACAAATTTCAGTCACTTTCAGCCTAGATCGCCAAAAATATAGAAAATCCAAGGGTAAAAAGAAAGTGACTCTTTCAGTCACCTGCGTATCCACAAATTTCGGTCACTTTCAGCCTAGCTGCCGAAGGCCGGGCCCATGGCAAATCCAGCGGACACGTGGCCCGACGGCCGTTTCCGTCTGCACTCGTTTCTactatacctgggcaaaccccgggccgggccgggcttcataaaagcctgacggtcaaacttgaagcccgagcccggcccgaaacaCCGAAAATAGGTcatttaagcattaaaataattatttttgaaataaataaatgattttttatacctattttttctaaaaatacCCGTTTTTAGTCATTCCAGGCTTTTCCgggctttcgggccgggcttgggactGGAAAGGGAGGtccgagcccggcccgggacgtcgggcttcgggccgggctggccaggccgggccacccatgcccaggtatagttTCTACCTTTACTTTGTCGAGGGTCTCTGATTTGGCCTTCAGCAAATGCTTTGTCGAAGGCCCGATATAAGGCTCACAACAAAGAGCCTTTTTGTCACGAGAACCTACTACACGGGTTCTTTGCTGCGAGCCACAGCAAAAGACATTCGACAAAAGCTTTGCCGTTCTTCGTTGCGAGCAACGACAAAAGACATTCGACAAAAGTTTTGCAGAAGGTTTTGTGGGCATTGCTATTTGCCCCGTGCACATGGCAGAATAGGTTCCTTGGCTCTTGCCGTAGTGACAGACCCATTTAATGTAGATGTATCATTCATATGTCATACTACACAGTATCTCTTCCCAACAATAAATGAACCTCGATTAAAAAAAGGCCTCTTGGCTAGGTGATAGGCCTCTTGCCCATCAATATCCATCATTATATAATATTGTGCAACGAAAAAGTGTTTTGGTTGCGACTGTTCTGTCATCTGTTCCTCTGAATATTGGTTTTAGACGTACACTGACAGGGAATAAATGAACATCTTGGTTACATTTAGTCCACCGCTTAATGATGGTTCGCCTTTCTACCGATCCAGATTCTTTTACCTGGAAACTTAATACCATTGGGGTATTCACGGTTAAATCTATGTATAGAGACTTAATGGATCGGCATGCTGTTTTTCCTCACAATTATTTATGGAAGATAAAAATACCTTTGAAAATCAagatttttatgtggtttctCTATAGAAAAGTGCTGCTGACCAAAGTCAATCTTGCTAAGCGTAATTGGGGTGGGTGTAAACAATGTTGCTTTTGCGGATTAGAAGAGACTATCCATCACTTGTTTGTAACACATGTCCATGTGCTCGTCTTGTGTGGCGAATTGTTCATGTATCTCTTAATTTGCCACCTCCAACCAATGTTACAAATCTGTTTGGGAATTAGTTGAACGGTGTTGataaaaaactaaaagctcaAATTCGGGTGGGAGTTTCTGCTTtttgttgggctatttggaaTTGCCgaaatgatattgtttttaaCAAAACTAGAGCGGTTAATTTTTTGCAGGTAATCTACAGGGCCACTCACTGGATCCGTTTGTGGTCTTATCTACTCCCTGTGGACCAACGGGAGTTTTTGGATACTGGGTGCAATCGTCTGGAGATGGTTACTCGGGATATCTTTGCCGGGGTGGATGGCGGTCCACTAGTAAAATTCTAGCTACATGATGAATAGGCATTTTTTATATCTTCTATTCCGCTGGCTGATTTTTGTGTCAACCTTGTGTGATGCATAAATCGTATTATTGTGACACTGGACTTTGTAATAAAATGGccgtgtgcatcgattgatgcagaggccggggttttcccacttttcaaaaaaaaaactacacaATATCTCCTGTCATGGACACCACCAGGAATGGTAGCACAATACCACGATAAGGGCGATGAGCATAAAGGTACAACCATACAATACAGTAATCGTAACATCTATGCTGAAGGTTCATGTATATGAACATACATTGCCACGTATGAATACAAGCTACTGCTTTCTGTATCGATCACTTTGACGGCATAGATTTCAAGCACACGTGTGGAATGGCTCTGAGATGCAGGTCATACCTTCTGCTTACAGTGAACGTAAATTTCTCGGACATGTCAAACGAAGCTGGGGTTTCCCCATCAGGAAGCATCCAGTCAAAGTGATACAGAAAGTTTGCCAGTGCGAGCTCCGCGAGTGATGAGCTGAACTGAATCCCGGGGCATTGCCGTCGCCCAGTCCCGAAGGGAGTGAATTCAGAGTATGTCCCGGTGTAATCCATTTTGCTGTTCTCAAACCTTTCAGGCCTGAACCGTTCAGGATTTTCCCAGTGCTCTGGATCCCTGGAAACTGCAAAGATGTTAACGTATACACTGGTGCCTTTTGGGATGTCATAATCCATAATTTTACAGTCCTCTCGGTTCATCCGGAGGATTATAGGATTGGGTGGGTGCAACCTAAGAACTTCCTTGATGACCATCCTCACGTAGTGGAGTTCAGCAAGGTCACTGTTGGTAATAACAGCTCGGTGATCTTCACCTAGCACCTTACGGACCTCAAGCTGCGCCTTGGCCATAGCTTCAGGATGACGGGCGAGCTCTGACATAGCCCACACCAAAAGTATTCCTGTGGTCTCCGTGGCAGCTCCTAAAATGTCCTGGAAAAGACGGTTACCTGTTACGAAATACTCCCAgcgacgaaatattacatctatTTAAACGGTTATTTagagatacattcatatttggacaaatttaagtcacttagtatgtgacggagggagtactatatgtACAAGTATAGTAGGAAGATGCAAATAAAGtgttgaaagaaaaataatattcaGAGTTCAGTCCAGAAGATAAAAAATACTCACAAACAAGACGGCGCCGATAATCTCAGAGGTTAGAGGAAACGAAAGCGTGTCCTCCTGCTGCAGTCTGAGCAGCACGTCCAGCATGTCATCGTCGTTGGTGCTGCCGcaggaggcgccgccgccgccgccggcagcttTCGTTGCCTCGCGGCGCGCCTCGACGATGTCGGCGATGATGTGCTGGACGCGGCCGTATCTCTTCTTCATGTTGCGCTCTTCATTGCTCAGCCACCGGACCAAGCGCCACGAGGGGAAGAAGTCGATCAGGTGGAAGCCGCCCAGCAGCGCCAGCGCGTCGTACAGCGTCCGGATGTACTCCCCCTGCTGCGCGAACTTCCCCCCCAGAACAGCCCGCGACACGACGTCGTTGCTGAGCCTGGTGACCTTCTCACTGACGTTGATGATGGCGCCTCCGGCGGCTCCGCCGGTGGCCGAGGCCGCGGTGTGGGTGATGTGGCGGATGaggccgccgacgagctcggccCTGATGCCCTCCATCCGCTTCACCTGCTTGGAGCTCAGGAGCTCCACGATGCACACCTTGCGCATCTGGCGCCAGTGGTCGCCGTAGGGGGCGAAGGCGAAGCCCTTGCCGCCGCAGGTCAAGATGTCCATGGTTGGGATGCTTGGCCGGCTGGAGAACGTGAGGTCGTTGGTCTTCATCACCAGAGCCACTGCCTCGGCGCTAGAGACCACCACGGTTTGGACCTCGCCCAGCCTCAGGAGCATCAGTGGCCCATGCCGGCGAGACAGCGCCGTCAAAGTGCGGTGTGGGAGGGCGCCGATGAGGTGATGGAGGCTGCCGATgatcgggagcgtccatggccCAGGGGGCAGCCGCTTCTTGGGATTGTTCTTGTAGCCGGAGAGCCTGAGAAAGCAAAGGGCCATTAGCATCGCTAGGGCCATTAGACACAAGCTTAACCACCCCTCCATGGCGGGCACTAGACAGCTTGGCAAGTGTAGTGACAACCAAATTGTTGGCTTCCAGCTTGGAGAGATGTGTGACATATATGTATGCAGTGACGGACGTCTCGGAAAACATGGGTCAACGTAAGCAGGCTGCTTCGATGTTTGTATGAACTGACATATTGTGTCCGTTCTGTACGCACTACAGGAAAAACAAAGTTTGCCATGTGGCGCTAGCTTGCCACGTTATCCGGTGAGACTGCGCATACACACCTAGGACATGTGAACAACTTAAAAAGGATTAGGACATCTATCAGGACCTCCTATGTGTATTACTTTAcatagggtgtgtttggttctgcTTTGCTTCTGGAAAAAGctgctttgttttttctacGGTATGAAAGCTGTTTTGCTTTTTCTGCTGTGAAAAAGCAGGaagtgtgtttggttggaacAGATGATTTTGCTTTTCTGATTACCTAATAACTTTTTATATGCGAATTGATCGTAGATCTATGATCTTTGCATTGATTGTGATGACGAAGAGAAAATTCATGCTTCTAATGATGCATATGTTTACATAAGAAATTTCGTTTTATATTATAacacaaaatatatatggtTCACGCGATAATGCATCTCACCATACTTCAATCAAACAAAGTTTGTCACAAACATTACTTCAGTAACAATGCAACAAACTATACCATCACAATTCCATTCTAGAAATTAAAACGAAGAAAATAGCCTGCTACATGCTACATGTTTTTCAGTCCAAGCTTCTGATGTACTGACCGTCAGTTGCTATTTCAATTTTTCAACATTGATGTAGTGGTGTGCTATTGGTTGCTATTTCATTTTTTCAGTTAaacaacaagaaacaaatttgTGCACCGACTATTTtccatttcaatttttcaatcaaaaatcatgtttgcgTCCCATCTAAACTGAAATCTTAAACATTTTACATTCATCTACGACTGCAGAGCAAGGGCAGGCCGGAGAGGAATTGAGGGCGGCAACAGGCAAGAGAGGATGAGGAGGGGATAGGGAGACATACATCAagcggggcagcggcggcagctctGCTGTGCCTCCCTGTGGTCGCGCACCGGAGAGGAAGCGGGGGCAGGCCGGGCCGGCGTCGGGCATCGAAGGGAGCTCGGGATGGGGACGGGGGCAGGCGGGAACATGAGGCGTCAAGGCAGGTCGGGAAAGGGCGTGCAGAAGGGCTGGCTACGTCGCCGGAGGGAGTTGGCGGCCTGAGGGGATCGCCGCCAGAGAGGAGCGTCGCCTGGAGGACGCCGCCGGGGGCCTTCTCGATGCGGATGGACAAGGGTGCTCTATCAGTTCGTGTTTTGGTCGTAGGGAAATAAAAGAACGAACCGTTTTTCACTTAAGTGATGGCAGCGTGGATAAAAAACTCCAACTTGGCAAAGCAAAAGCAACCGGAAATACCTCTGGACCTACTTTGAGAATTGCACTGTGAAAAGCAGTctgtttttttgctttttgctGTGAGAAATACCCCTTTGGTTAGCTTATTTTGCTTTTTGGAAGCAAAAGCAGAAAAACACACCAACCTGATTGAAGCCTGCATGCCACTATTaggctcagtttggcattgctgagCTATGCTGCAccgaacttattttataatcagTCGTGGACAAAACACACGAAAGTagaaaaaagttggttagcgAAACacgaaaataataaaaaacgGGTAAGAAAAATGGGATCAGAGAATCCAACGCAATGACAAGCGCAGCCTAATGGTACTTGTCACCAGCCGTGGTGTCATCATGTGCGAGCAGCATGCTATGAAACGTCATCCACAATATATAGTTGATTGTTGTTGTATGGCTTAATTGTAGTGGTTATGAGGTTAATAACTTAATATAAATGACGTATCATGGCGGCGTCAAACCACCGTAACCGTGGCATAGTCTAATTTATAATTTCTTAGACTTAACTCTGTCCTTATCTTTCCCCTAGCATAGTACTATATCTCCGTCAAActttctaatttttttgtaaCAAAACTTTCTAAACTTTCACCGGCCATATAACAAAAATATCAACAGTATGGTGTCAAATGAGTATAAATACATTGTGAAATTTTTTTATAGTATCGTGGTATTTGACATGGTATAtattggtattttttttgctgacaatcaacaaaagttacacgccctgtttatttatttttgaagtaTGGCAGTTTAACAAGACTAACACACAAGCTGGTATCACCGAAACTATGTTGCGGACTCTAGAGGGTTTTCTATTTCCTACatcctccgattcataataaatgtcgctgatttagtacaaagttgtcctAATGTTATGCTAAATCCGACACTTGTTATGTGCCGAAGATGATAGCTAGTGGTG contains:
- the LOC104585427 gene encoding cytochrome P450 71D7 isoform X2, giving the protein MEGWLSLCLMALAMLMALCFLRLSGYKNNPKKRLPPGPWTLPIIGSLHHLIGALPHRTLTALSRRHGPLMLLRLGEVQTVVVSSAEAVALVMKTNDLTFSSRPSIPTMDILTCGGKGFAFAPYGDHWRQMRKVCIVELLSSKQVKRMEGIRAELVGGLIRHITHTAASATGGAAGGAIINVSEKVTRLSNDVVSRAVLGGKFAQQGEYIRTLYDALALLGGFHLIDFFPSWRLVRWLSNEERNMKKRYGRVQHIIADIVEARREATKAAGGGGGASCGSTNDDDMLDVLLRLQQEDTLSFPLTSEIIGAVLFDILGAATETTGILLVWAMSELARHPEAMAKAQLEVRKVLGEDHRAVITNSDLAELHYVRMVIKEVLRDPEHWENPERFRPERFENSKMDYTGTYSEFTPFGTGRRQCPGIQFSSSLAELALANFLYHFDWMLPDGETPASFDMSEKFTFTVSRRYDLHLRAIPHVCLKSMPSK
- the LOC104585427 gene encoding ent-isokaurene C2-hydroxylase isoform X1 gives rise to the protein MEGWLSLCLMALAMLMALCFLRLSGYKNNPKKRLPPGPWTLPIIGSLHHLIGALPHRTLTALSRRHGPLMLLRLGEVQTVVVSSAEAVALVMKTNDLTFSSRPSIPTMDILTCGGKGFAFAPYGDHWRQMRKVCIVELLSSKQVKRMEGIRAELVGGLIRHITHTAASATGGAAGGAIINVSEKVTRLSNDVVSRAVLGGKFAQQGEYIRTLYDALALLGGFHLIDFFPSWRLVRWLSNEERNMKKRYGRVQHIIADIVEARREATKAAGGGGGASCGSTNDDDMLDVLLRLQQEDTLSFPLTSEIIGAVLFDILGAATETTGILLVWAMSELARHPEAMAKAQLEVRKVLGEDHRAVITNSDLAELHYVRMVIKEVLRLHPPNPIILRMNREDCKIMDYDIPKGTSVYVNIFAVSRDPEHWENPERFRPERFENSKMDYTGTYSEFTPFGTGRRQCPGIQFSSSLAELALANFLYHFDWMLPDGETPASFDMSEKFTFTVSRRYDLHLRAIPHVCLKSMPSK